The Macrobrachium rosenbergii isolate ZJJX-2024 chromosome 8, ASM4041242v1, whole genome shotgun sequence genome includes a region encoding these proteins:
- the LOC136840938 gene encoding chitinase-3-like protein 1 isoform X1, translating to MRLLLLLSLFGVFLSYTTEAEVVVCYFSSWAVYRPGEGKFDVEDVDPALCTHLIYAFAGLNPTTNEIKVLDPWNDLCDGGGKCAYDRFVKLKKRNVNLKTILGVGGWNEGSTTYSAMAADPAKRKTFVNSSIALLKTHGFDGLDMDWEYPTQRGGNPEDYTNFITLLSDLKEALHAEGMILTAAVSAGKQTIDPAYDVPAMSQHLDLINLMAYDLHGSWEKFTHHQSCLYPHPDDTGDNLYLNGDFAVNYWLEKGAPANKLVLGIPLYGRTWRLDSTSETGFYAPASQAGIAGPFTRQNGFLGYNEICDFQMTEDWTIVHDPAMHEPYSYSFSHNQIWVSYEDPDSVAIKAQYALDKGLAGCMVWSVETDDFHAKCHGEAFPLLMSINDVLSGGHFTRPPTLEPDTTPDPFATTPPPTPPPPSPHCSVVGPNPDPNDCTHYYMCTIDTAGWVELENQCPAGTLFNPNALYCDWTDTVCSLADNPCPNDCPAYLTNNLI from the exons ATGAGGTTGTTGCTGCTCCTCTCACTCTTCGGAGTATTCCTCTCCTACACAA CAGAAGCTGAGGTAGTCGTATGCTACTTCAGTTCCTGGGCTGTATACAGACCGGGAGAAGGAAAGTTTGACGTGGAGGACGTGGACCCAGCCCTCTGCACCCATCTCATTTATGCCTTTGCCGGATTGAATCCCACCACCAATGAGATTAAG GTTCTGGACCCCTGGAACGACTTGTGTGACGGCGGGGGCAAATGTGCATATGACCGCTTCGTGAAACTCAAGAAGAGGAACGTCAACTTGAAGACCATTTTGGGAGTCGGCGGGTGGAACGAAGGCTCAACCACGTACTCTGCG ATGGCAGCAGATCCAGCGAAGAGAAAGACCTTCGTGAACTCTTCAATAGCTTTGCTGAAAACTCATGGCTTCGATGGCCTGGACATGGACTGGGAGTATCCCACACAGAGAGGTGGCAATCCTGAGGATTAC ACTAACTTCATCACCCTCTTAAGTGACCTGAAGGAGGCTCTGCACGCAGAGGGTATGATACTCACAGCTGCTGTGTCTGCTGGCAAACAAACCATCGACCCAGCTTATGACGTCCCAGCTATGTCCCAACACCTCGACCTTATCAACCTTATGGCCTATGATCTGCACGGCAGCTGGGAGAAATTCACCCACCACCAGTCTTGCCTTTACCCTCACCCAGATGATACTGGGGACAATCTCTACCTAAATGGG GACTTTGCTGTCAACTACTGGCTAGAAAAGGGTGCCCCAGCAAACAAGCTGGTTTTGGGTATTCCTCTGTATGGCCGAACATGGAGGCTTGACTCTACATCTGAAACTGGATTCTATGCTCCCGCGTCTCAAGCTGGCATTGCTGGGCCATTCACCAGACAAAATGGATTCTTGGGCTACAATGAA ATCTGCGACTTCCAAATGACAGAGGATTGGACCATAGTTCATGACCCAGCCATGCACGAGCCTTACTCTTACTCCTTCTCCCACAACCAAATATGGGTATCCTACGAAGACCCTGATTCCGTAGCCATTAAG GCCCAATACGCTTTAGACAAGGGCTTGGCTGGTTGTATGGTCTGGAGTGTCGAGACTGACGACTTCCACGCCAAATGCCACGGTGAGGCGTTCCCTCTTCTCATGTCCATCAACGATGTCTTGAGCGGAGGCCACTTCACAAGACCACCAACCCTGGAACCAGATACTACTCCA gACCCCTTCGCAACCACCCCTCCTCCAACTCCACCTCCACCGTCTCCCCACTGCAGCGTAGTAGGACCTAACCCCGATCCTAACGACTGCACCCACTACTACATGTGCACGATC GACACTGCAGGGTGGGTGGAACTTGAGAACCAATGCCCAGCAGGAACACTCTTCAATCCCAATGCACTATATTGCGACTGGACAGACACCGTGTGCTCACTGGCGGATAATCCTTGCCCTAATGATTGTCCAGCTTACCTTACCAATAACTTAATATAA
- the LOC136840938 gene encoding chitinase-3-like protein 1 isoform X2, translating to MRLLLLLSLFGVFLSYTKAEVVVCYFSSWAVYRPGEGKFDVEDVDPALCTHLIYAFAGLNPTTNEIKVLDPWNDLCDGGGKCAYDRFVKLKKRNVNLKTILGVGGWNEGSTTYSAMAADPAKRKTFVNSSIALLKTHGFDGLDMDWEYPTQRGGNPEDYTNFITLLSDLKEALHAEGMILTAAVSAGKQTIDPAYDVPAMSQHLDLINLMAYDLHGSWEKFTHHQSCLYPHPDDTGDNLYLNGDFAVNYWLEKGAPANKLVLGIPLYGRTWRLDSTSETGFYAPASQAGIAGPFTRQNGFLGYNEICDFQMTEDWTIVHDPAMHEPYSYSFSHNQIWVSYEDPDSVAIKAQYALDKGLAGCMVWSVETDDFHAKCHGEAFPLLMSINDVLSGGHFTRPPTLEPDTTPDPFATTPPPTPPPPSPHCSVVGPNPDPNDCTHYYMCTIDTAGWVELENQCPAGTLFNPNALYCDWTDTVCSLADNPCPNDCPAYLTNNLI from the exons ATGAGGTTGTTGCTGCTCCTCTCACTCTTCGGAGTATTCCTCTCCTACACAA AAGCTGAGGTAGTCGTATGCTACTTCAGTTCCTGGGCTGTATACAGACCGGGAGAAGGAAAGTTTGACGTGGAGGACGTGGACCCAGCCCTCTGCACCCATCTCATTTATGCCTTTGCCGGATTGAATCCCACCACCAATGAGATTAAG GTTCTGGACCCCTGGAACGACTTGTGTGACGGCGGGGGCAAATGTGCATATGACCGCTTCGTGAAACTCAAGAAGAGGAACGTCAACTTGAAGACCATTTTGGGAGTCGGCGGGTGGAACGAAGGCTCAACCACGTACTCTGCG ATGGCAGCAGATCCAGCGAAGAGAAAGACCTTCGTGAACTCTTCAATAGCTTTGCTGAAAACTCATGGCTTCGATGGCCTGGACATGGACTGGGAGTATCCCACACAGAGAGGTGGCAATCCTGAGGATTAC ACTAACTTCATCACCCTCTTAAGTGACCTGAAGGAGGCTCTGCACGCAGAGGGTATGATACTCACAGCTGCTGTGTCTGCTGGCAAACAAACCATCGACCCAGCTTATGACGTCCCAGCTATGTCCCAACACCTCGACCTTATCAACCTTATGGCCTATGATCTGCACGGCAGCTGGGAGAAATTCACCCACCACCAGTCTTGCCTTTACCCTCACCCAGATGATACTGGGGACAATCTCTACCTAAATGGG GACTTTGCTGTCAACTACTGGCTAGAAAAGGGTGCCCCAGCAAACAAGCTGGTTTTGGGTATTCCTCTGTATGGCCGAACATGGAGGCTTGACTCTACATCTGAAACTGGATTCTATGCTCCCGCGTCTCAAGCTGGCATTGCTGGGCCATTCACCAGACAAAATGGATTCTTGGGCTACAATGAA ATCTGCGACTTCCAAATGACAGAGGATTGGACCATAGTTCATGACCCAGCCATGCACGAGCCTTACTCTTACTCCTTCTCCCACAACCAAATATGGGTATCCTACGAAGACCCTGATTCCGTAGCCATTAAG GCCCAATACGCTTTAGACAAGGGCTTGGCTGGTTGTATGGTCTGGAGTGTCGAGACTGACGACTTCCACGCCAAATGCCACGGTGAGGCGTTCCCTCTTCTCATGTCCATCAACGATGTCTTGAGCGGAGGCCACTTCACAAGACCACCAACCCTGGAACCAGATACTACTCCA gACCCCTTCGCAACCACCCCTCCTCCAACTCCACCTCCACCGTCTCCCCACTGCAGCGTAGTAGGACCTAACCCCGATCCTAACGACTGCACCCACTACTACATGTGCACGATC GACACTGCAGGGTGGGTGGAACTTGAGAACCAATGCCCAGCAGGAACACTCTTCAATCCCAATGCACTATATTGCGACTGGACAGACACCGTGTGCTCACTGGCGGATAATCCTTGCCCTAATGATTGTCCAGCTTACCTTACCAATAACTTAATATAA